The Tepidibacter aestuarii genome contains a region encoding:
- a CDS encoding response regulator transcription factor produces the protein MQKNVLLVEDEDRIREIVSDYFKFEGFNIYEVENGKDAMAAFEENKIDLIILDIMIPELDGWSVCKRIRNISDVPIIMLTARSEEEDKLMGFDLGADDYVTKPFSPKVLVARAKMLLKRAQGTVSTNNILNIGCIEINKLSRSFKIDDEIIDLAPKEYDLLVYMIENKGIVLSRENILNKVWGYDYFGDLRTVDTHIKKLRKKLKDKAKYIRTMIRAGYMFEVD, from the coding sequence GTGCAAAAAAATGTTTTATTGGTTGAAGATGAGGATAGGATAAGGGAAATAGTAAGTGATTATTTTAAATTCGAGGGGTTTAATATATATGAAGTAGAGAATGGGAAAGATGCCATGGCAGCATTTGAAGAAAATAAAATAGATTTAATAATATTAGATATTATGATACCAGAATTAGATGGATGGTCAGTTTGTAAAAGAATAAGAAATATTTCAGATGTACCTATTATAATGTTAACAGCCAGAAGTGAAGAAGAGGATAAGTTAATGGGATTTGATCTTGGAGCGGATGATTATGTAACAAAGCCATTTAGTCCAAAGGTTTTAGTTGCTAGAGCAAAGATGTTACTAAAAAGAGCACAAGGAACAGTATCAACAAATAATATATTAAATATTGGCTGCATAGAAATTAATAAACTATCTCGCAGTTTTAAAATAGATGATGAAATTATAGATTTAGCTCCAAAAGAATATGACTTACTTGTTTATATGATTGAAAATAAAGGGATAGTTTTATCAAGGGAAAATATTCTTAATAAAGTTTGGGGATATGACTATTTTGGAGATCTTAGAACTGTAGATACTCATATAAAAAAACTTAGGAAAAAATTAAAAGATAAAGCTAAATATATTCGGACAATGATAAGAGCTGGCTATATGTTTGAGGTGGATTAA
- a CDS encoding zinc-binding metallopeptidase produces MKFNKKILALILFLSIISGIALSRRIYDEPKHAVKSDTVIKDELDSEEYEYFSSFEELLGEELEKFNEDQIKELRDLYSEILVYEKDNNYRKADLLWEEFDSILEKAGVNPEDCYSYESDVDEIISYKVSNGNVNFKFNEEVSKEDMNKYKLMWNRSKKIIPKSYINRITEFEIMTDGKDETLAYVYSPDNKNKKWTLAIDIKDAFHKKGKLIGKELDETIVHEFAHILTLNDNQVIPKEEKSLNYITDEGTTKSNSYLNLFYKKFWADIFEEFKAYNEDEENEEAIVEFYDKYKNRFVSEYSATNPEEDIAETFKAFVVSDKPKGKSIAEKKMLFFYDFTELVKIREEIRKSL; encoded by the coding sequence ATGAAATTTAATAAAAAAATACTAGCTTTAATATTGTTTTTAAGTATAATAAGTGGAATTGCTTTATCAAGACGAATATATGATGAACCAAAGCATGCGGTAAAATCAGATACTGTAATAAAGGATGAACTAGATTCTGAAGAATATGAATACTTTTCAAGTTTTGAAGAATTATTAGGAGAAGAGTTAGAAAAATTTAATGAAGATCAAATTAAAGAATTAAGGGATTTGTATTCAGAAATTCTAGTATACGAAAAAGATAATAATTATAGAAAAGCAGATTTGCTTTGGGAAGAGTTTGATAGTATTCTTGAAAAAGCGGGAGTTAATCCAGAGGATTGTTATTCTTATGAAAGCGATGTGGATGAAATTATTTCTTATAAAGTAAGTAATGGAAATGTAAACTTTAAGTTTAATGAAGAAGTATCAAAAGAAGACATGAACAAATATAAATTAATGTGGAATAGATCAAAAAAAATAATACCAAAATCTTATATTAATAGAATTACAGAATTTGAAATAATGACAGATGGAAAAGATGAAACATTAGCTTATGTTTATTCACCTGATAATAAAAATAAAAAGTGGACATTGGCTATAGATATAAAGGATGCTTTTCATAAAAAAGGAAAATTAATAGGAAAAGAATTAGATGAAACTATCGTTCATGAATTTGCTCATATTCTAACTTTAAATGACAATCAGGTTATACCTAAAGAAGAAAAAAGTTTAAATTATATAACGGATGAAGGGACTACTAAAAGTAATTCTTACTTAAATTTATTTTATAAAAAGTTCTGGGCTGATATTTTTGAAGAATTTAAAGCATACAATGAAGATGAAGAGAATGAAGAGGCAATTGTTGAGTTTTATGATAAATATAAAAATAGATTTGTTTCAGAATATTCCGCTACTAATCCAGAAGAAGATATAGCAGAGACATTTAAAGCGTTTGTTGTATCAGACAAACCAAAAGGAAAGAGTATAGCTGAAAAGAAAATGTTGTTTTTCTATGACTTTACTGAACTTGTAAAGATAAGAGAAGAAATTAGAAAAAGCTTATAG